From Trichoderma atroviride chromosome 1, complete sequence, one genomic window encodes:
- a CDS encoding uncharacterized protein (EggNog:ENOG41): MPYRPDLELPRAESPPPLPEPTDSAVSSSGHAIEMDATPAAASSNSGDQYGNLRDSDTDVAGMVNLQQGKNPSSPRRETFASDGSRYSQDEQNMAPRAAWNQATGRSSPQVAPLAPLTTARRGPTPDLSGTTAPVSNAKGAGNYYEDVDPRFDQTAHTPPGRRTPPPPIRLQPTAEVDYEEMRAAAGGTRSPAESEHSNFTSISQRGINPQWNPPPMPTRRPVQQQRQDLILDNPDFRLPGGRSTAAATRKLPGMTPDSAYPGR; encoded by the exons ATGCCGTATCGTCCGGATCTCGAATTGCCCAGGGCAGAATCTCCTCCACCGCTCCCTGAACCGACTGACTCTGCTGTTTCATCATCGGGACATGCGATTGAGATGGACGCAACACCAGCCGCTGCATCAAGCAACAGCGGTGACCAGTATGGTAACCTCAGAGATAGCGATACGGACGTCGCTGGGATGGTGAATCTCCAGCAGGGCAAGAACCCTTCATCTCCACGGAGAGAGACGTTTGCCAGCGACGGAAGCAGATATTCTCAAGACGA GCAAAACATGGCGCCTCGTGCCGCATGGAATCAAGCAACGGGAAGAAGCTCGCCTCAAGTGGCGCCTCTGGCGCCTCTCACAACAGCTCGCCGAGGACCTACTCCTGATCTCTCTGGCACCACAGCTCCGGTATCCAACGCTAAGGGCGCTGGCAACTACTACGAAGATGTTGACCCCCGATTTGACCAGACCGCACATACTCCTCCAGGTCGTCGgacaccaccaccgccaataCGACTCCAACCAACTGCAGAAGTCGACTACGAAGAGatgcgagctgctgctggcggaaCACGCAGCCCCGCAGAGTCGGAACATTCCAACTTTACGTCCATCTCGCAGCGCGGTATTAACCCGCAATGGAACCCGCCCCCAATGCCGACGCGCCGGCcagtgcagcagcagcgtcaggACCTGATTTTAGATAATCCCGACTTTAGGCTTCCCGGGGGTCGATCGACGGCTGCAGCAACACGGAAATTACCAGGCATGACCCCTGACAGCGCGTATCCAGGCCGCTAG
- a CDS encoding uncharacterized protein (EggNog:ENOG41~TransMembrane:3 (n8-23c31/32o84-107i119-145o151-173i)~SECRETED:SignalP(1-31)) — MLRPATPLSVLLGIAFALLLLSVISAPIISAIPIGSFDNVQFGVFGFCGPSGCSSAGIGYDIDSVIPNRKSQDFDLPSGVRHTLSMILILHPVAAFLTLVMFCMAVAAHFRAASHSSKYLLAFLIFNLITFLVCIAAFVIDVLLFIPHLAWGTYITIAATALVFFSFLVSCAMRRTLISRKDQRRRIAENAEMNAQNYYNREEQEPKSAFVMTTQPTVPTIASGGSGTQDTLPAFATYETPRDDQVSDEHIPLTQRTTSERSNNGMQPMAADMAAVPGSDIGGPYNGPQRSQSTDPYGNYPNNAYGAAAGQPYDRMNRGPTRQATDPSNGYRGGGRGGRGGYGAPMRGRGGGGYGPPGRGGYGPRGGRGGAAAGGGYGPQPRGGNGQYYNMPRGGGTRSPPTHELLKRQC, encoded by the exons ATGCTGCGACCGGCGACGCCCTTGTCAGTGCTGCTTGGGATTGCctttgctctgctgctcctttcCGTGATATCGGCGCCCATCATTTCGGCCATTCCCATCGGCAGCTTCGACAATGTGCAGTTTGGTGTCTTTGGCTTTTGCGGGCCCTcgggctgcagcagcgctggcatCGGCTACGATATTG ATAGCGTCATCCCCAATCGCAAGTCTCAGGATTTCGACCTGCCTAGTGGCGTTCGCCATACGCTCTCTATGATCCTGATTCTTCATCCCGTGGCCGCATTCCTCACGCTGGTCATGTTTTGCATGGCCGTTGCTGCCCACTTCCGCGCTGCTTCTCACTCGTCAAAGTACCTGCTCgcctttctcatcttcaacctCATCACCTTCCTCGTCTGCATTGCGGCTTTCGTCATTGATGTCTTGCTCTTCATTCCTCACCTGGCATGGGGCACCTACATTACCATCGCTGCCACGGCCTTGGttttcttcagcttcctCGTATCCTGCGCTATGCGACGCACTCTGATCAGCCGAAAAGATCAAAGGAGGAGGATTGCAGAGAATGCAGAGATGAATGCTCAGAATTACTATAACcgagaggagcaggagccCAAATCTGCCTTTGTCATGACTACCCAGCCCACCGTGCCGACCATTGCTAGCGGCGGAAGTGGCACGCAAGACACTCTGCCTGCATTCGCCACGTATGAGACTCCGCGAGACGACCAGGTCAGCGACGAGCACATTCCTCTGACGCAGCGAACTACGTCTGAGAGGTCGAACAATGGGATGCAGCCCATGGCCGCTGATATGGCCGCAGTTCCAGGCAGTGATATTGGCGGCCCATACAACGGGCCACAGAGGTCTCAGTCGACGGACCCATACGGTAACTATCCCAATAATGCCTACGGAGCCGCGGCTGGGCAGCCTTATGACCGTATGAATCGCGGCCCCACCAGACAGGCAACCGACCCCTCTAATGGATATCGCggtggtggccgtggtggccgtggtggctaCGGGGCCCCCATGAGAGGAcgcggcggcggtggttaTGGCCCTCCCGGCCGAGGTGGATACGGCCCTCGTGGTGGTCgcggaggagcagcagcaggaggaggataTGGACCGCAACCTCGCGGAGGCAACGGTCAATACTATAACATGCCTAGAGGCGGAGGCACACGCAGCCCCCCCACCCATGAATTACTCAAACGACAATGTTAG